One genomic region from Clostridium saccharobutylicum DSM 13864 encodes:
- the holA gene encoding DNA polymerase III subunit delta: protein MINYEVYEKEIEKGNIINGYIFCGLDEELIKEGINLIVKKEINDEAKELNLIKIDGMNANFDTIMNACETMPFMSEKKVVLIYRANFLQDKSDSAGTKLYNDIKKYISNIPPYTILVMYYLFKDKRERPNKNKKITALSKFASIVYCDKLKKDRYIKKIGEIFKEKGKAIGRTELIYFSEKVHNNFDIIKREIDKIISYCEDREIKKSDIDLLISSSNEDDIFDLVELIAQRKIDKAIDIAKEILYKSDQHMLMISAIQRHFLRLYEIKLGVLQGKRVENFISELRLPQFVCEKLMGQSSRFTEKQLTELIKLCVSTETKMKSTGIDKTMEMEFLLINTLTVKK, encoded by the coding sequence TTGATTAATTATGAAGTTTACGAAAAAGAAATTGAAAAAGGAAATATAATAAACGGATATATATTTTGCGGATTAGATGAAGAACTTATTAAAGAAGGGATAAATCTAATAGTTAAAAAGGAGATAAATGATGAAGCGAAGGAGTTAAACTTAATTAAAATTGATGGTATGAATGCTAATTTTGATACTATTATGAATGCCTGTGAAACAATGCCCTTCATGAGTGAAAAAAAAGTTGTATTAATTTATAGAGCTAATTTTTTGCAGGATAAAAGTGATTCGGCAGGAACAAAGTTATATAATGATATAAAAAAGTACATATCTAATATTCCACCATACACAATTTTAGTTATGTATTATTTATTTAAAGATAAAAGAGAGAGGCCAAATAAAAATAAAAAAATAACTGCTCTAAGTAAATTTGCATCAATAGTATATTGTGATAAATTAAAAAAAGACAGATACATTAAAAAGATTGGTGAAATATTTAAAGAGAAAGGAAAAGCAATTGGAAGAACTGAATTAATTTATTTTTCGGAGAAGGTACATAATAACTTTGATATTATAAAAAGAGAAATTGATAAAATTATATCGTATTGTGAAGATAGAGAGATAAAGAAATCCGATATTGATTTACTTATATCAAGTTCTAATGAAGATGATATTTTTGATTTGGTAGAATTAATTGCTCAAAGAAAGATAGACAAAGCTATAGATATAGCAAAGGAAATATTATATAAGTCAGATCAACATATGCTTATGATAAGTGCGATTCAAAGGCATTTTTTGAGATTATATGAAATAAAATTAGGTGTGTTACAAGGGAAAAGAGTAGAGAACTTTATATCTGAATTAAGACTTCCTCAATTTGTATGCGAAAAGTTAATGGGGCAAAGCAGCAGATTTACTGAAAAGCAATTAACAGAACTTATTAAGCTTTGTGTTAGTACAGAGACTAAAATGAAATCTACAGGTATAGATAAAACTATGGAAATGGAGTTCCTTCTTATAAATACACTTACAGTGAAAAAATAA
- the hrcA gene encoding heat-inducible transcriptional repressor HrcA, translated as MSIDDRKIKILQAIINDYIRTGDPVGSRTIAKNYDLGIGSATIRNEMADLEDMGYLEQPHASAGRIPSSKGYRLYVDKLMDNQRLTEEEDLKIKQYIIDSAMLEVDKIVRQTSALLSELTKLTCVIETPSVKKSFVKSIQLIKVDEHNIVSVFLTDTGLIKNHIMKLINKAPDVRTLTRINEVINNRLVGLSIEQINLEVINNLKRDLGEYEEIFNAILPILYETLNVSDSSEVFMEGATNIFNYPEYNDINKAKEMLSLLNDKETILDLFNPQEDITISIGDENYKPQAKECSIISAEYSFGNRPIGKIGLIGPRRINYSKVITIMAEVIKELNNILNNQKI; from the coding sequence ATGAGTATTGATGATAGAAAGATAAAAATACTTCAAGCTATTATCAATGACTATATTCGTACAGGGGATCCCGTAGGATCGAGAACTATAGCTAAAAACTATGATTTAGGTATTGGTTCTGCAACAATAAGAAATGAAATGGCTGACCTTGAGGATATGGGATACCTAGAACAACCTCATGCTTCAGCAGGAAGAATTCCTTCAAGTAAGGGGTATAGATTATATGTTGATAAACTTATGGATAATCAAAGATTAACTGAAGAAGAAGACTTGAAGATAAAACAATATATAATTGATTCTGCAATGCTTGAAGTGGATAAGATAGTAAGGCAAACAAGTGCTCTATTATCAGAACTTACAAAATTAACTTGTGTAATTGAAACACCATCAGTAAAAAAAAGCTTTGTTAAATCCATTCAGCTTATTAAGGTTGATGAGCATAATATAGTTTCAGTATTTTTAACAGATACAGGGCTTATAAAAAATCATATAATGAAGTTAATTAATAAAGCGCCAGATGTTAGAACTTTAACTAGAATAAATGAAGTCATTAACAATAGACTTGTTGGTCTTTCAATAGAACAAATTAATCTTGAAGTAATTAATAATTTAAAAAGAGATTTAGGTGAATATGAAGAGATATTTAATGCCATTTTACCTATTTTATATGAGACATTAAATGTATCAGATTCATCAGAAGTATTTATGGAAGGTGCAACAAATATATTCAACTATCCAGAATACAATGACATTAATAAAGCTAAGGAAATGCTCTCTCTCCTTAATGATAAGGAAACTATACTGGATTTATTTAATCCACAGGAGGATATAACTATTAGTATAGGAGATGAAAATTATAAACCGCAAGCTAAGGAGTGCAGTATAATATCTGCAGAATATTCATTTGGAAATAGACCAATAGGAAAAATAGGATTAATTGGTCCAAGAAGAATTAACTATTCAAAAGTAATAACAATTATGGCTGAGGTTATAAAAGAGCTTAACAATATATTAAACAATCAAAAAATATAA
- the gpr gene encoding GPR endopeptidase has product MIDVRTDLALEAREIYKEKHKEEKEIDGIEFIEETKDDIKVTTVKVKNEEGAKKIGKPTGNYITIEIPDFTAYDGETMNRVSEVVAKALEKLIKIECEKTVLVVGLGNWQVTPDALGPKVTQGIMITRHLKTVMPEVIDDSVRPVCSIAPGVLGVTGVETVEIIKGVVERVKPDLVICIDALAARRVERVNTTIQIGDTGISPGAGVGNNRKQINEENLGVKVIAIGVPTVVDAVTIANDTIDLVVDSLISNSSNGSDFYKMLKNLDKNEKGALIREVLESKVLGDMIVTPKDIDLVINSLSKIVANGINMAVQPNMDMEEINKFMG; this is encoded by the coding sequence ATGATAGATGTTAGAACAGATCTAGCACTAGAAGCAAGAGAAATTTATAAAGAAAAGCATAAGGAAGAGAAAGAAATAGATGGAATTGAATTTATTGAAGAGACAAAAGATGATATTAAGGTAACAACAGTGAAAGTAAAAAATGAAGAAGGAGCTAAAAAAATTGGAAAACCAACTGGAAATTATATAACAATAGAGATTCCCGATTTTACAGCATATGATGGAGAAACAATGAATAGAGTTTCTGAGGTAGTTGCAAAAGCTTTAGAAAAGTTGATAAAGATTGAATGTGAAAAAACAGTATTAGTTGTAGGTCTTGGAAATTGGCAGGTAACTCCAGATGCTTTAGGCCCAAAGGTAACACAAGGAATAATGATAACAAGACATTTGAAAACTGTCATGCCTGAAGTTATTGATGATTCTGTTAGGCCAGTTTGCTCAATAGCACCTGGAGTTTTAGGTGTTACAGGAGTTGAAACAGTGGAAATAATTAAAGGGGTTGTGGAAAGAGTTAAGCCAGATTTAGTAATATGCATAGATGCACTAGCAGCTAGAAGAGTTGAAAGAGTAAATACAACAATTCAAATTGGAGATACAGGAATATCACCAGGTGCTGGTGTTGGAAATAATAGAAAACAAATAAATGAAGAGAATTTAGGTGTTAAAGTTATAGCAATTGGAGTTCCAACGGTTGTAGATGCAGTTACGATTGCTAATGATACTATAGATTTAGTTGTGGATTCATTAATAAGTAATTCATCAAATGGGAGTGATTTTTATAAAATGCTTAAGAATCTTGATAAAAATGAAAAGGGGGCTTTAATAAGAGAAGTATTAGAGTCTAAGGTTCTTGGAGATATGATAGTTACTCCTAAGGATATTGATTTAGTAATAAATTCACTCTCAAAGATAGTAGCAAATGGGATAAATATGGCTGTTCAACCTAACATGGATATGGAGGAAATAAATAAGTTTATGGGTTAA
- the hemW gene encoding radical SAM family heme chaperone HemW, giving the protein MKEISLYIHIPFCKQKCLYCDFPSYAGKEILIDEYIESLNKEILQKGKDYIISSIFIGGGTPSYLNDDNLNKLLSALNKLNLKDDLEFTVECNPGTLNASNLEIMKKYNVNRLSMGLQSTKDNILKNIGRVHNYEQFKENYFLARKIGFRNINVDLMFGLPDQTVNEWKESLEEIVKLNPEHISAYSLIIEEGTCFYDLYEKDKLKLPSEDEERLMYSYTKKILNNHGYHQYEISNFSKAGNECFHNKAYWKCNEYLGLGVSASSFIDKKRIKNIDNIREYIKRINNNESVEDEIHVNDMKDDIEEFMFMGFRMIEGISIDYFKERFNKNIYEVYKEVIEKNINEGLLIYDSGKLYLSSKGIELSNYVMSDFILT; this is encoded by the coding sequence ATGAAAGAAATATCTTTATATATACATATTCCATTTTGTAAGCAAAAATGTTTATATTGTGATTTTCCTTCGTATGCAGGGAAAGAAATTTTAATTGATGAATATATTGAATCATTAAACAAAGAAATATTACAAAAAGGAAAAGATTATATAATTAGTAGTATATTTATTGGCGGAGGAACACCGTCTTATCTGAATGATGATAATTTGAATAAATTATTAAGTGCATTAAATAAATTAAATTTAAAAGATGATTTGGAATTTACAGTGGAATGTAATCCAGGAACTTTAAATGCAAGTAATCTAGAAATTATGAAGAAATATAATGTAAACAGACTTAGTATGGGATTACAGTCTACAAAAGATAATATTCTAAAAAATATAGGAAGAGTACATAATTATGAACAATTTAAGGAGAATTATTTTTTAGCAAGAAAGATAGGATTTAGAAATATAAATGTGGATTTAATGTTTGGATTACCTGATCAAACAGTTAATGAATGGAAAGAATCATTAGAAGAAATAGTTAAACTTAATCCAGAGCATATTTCAGCATATAGCTTAATAATAGAAGAGGGAACATGTTTTTACGATTTGTATGAAAAAGATAAATTAAAACTTCCATCAGAAGATGAGGAAAGACTTATGTATTCATATACAAAGAAAATTTTAAATAATCATGGATATCATCAATATGAAATATCAAACTTTTCGAAGGCGGGAAATGAATGTTTTCATAACAAAGCATATTGGAAATGTAATGAATATTTAGGACTCGGAGTATCTGCAAGTTCATTTATAGATAAAAAGAGAATAAAAAATATAGATAATATTAGAGAATATATAAAAAGAATAAATAACAATGAAAGTGTTGAAGATGAAATTCACGTAAATGATATGAAAGATGATATAGAAGAATTTATGTTTATGGGTTTTAGAATGATTGAAGGTATAAGCATAGATTATTTTAAAGAAAGATTTAATAAAAATATATACGAAGTCTATAAGGAAGTAATTGAAAAAAATATAAATGAAGGATTATTAATTTATGATTCGGGAAAGCTATACCTATCGTCTAAGGGAATTGAACTTTCAAATTATGTAATGAGCGATTTTATACTAACATGA
- a CDS encoding stage II sporulation protein P, giving the protein MYLNRRVKNSSSNKRSRAKPNIGVLILVTLVMIFFVRLVGVLKDNKERGAFAYVQLLNFGMPLIETQVYDEGSYTENKLSLRNVCFDVLGFNNISYKGILESELCYLTNTNISNPKKDAVFTFNPFQVSDDSISKVESTPTTTDSKNTQIYNPSLKKEIDESKPEVLIYHSHTTENYSQTQPDSSDENTNVVGAGDVLSKELEDNYGISVIHDKTNHSVSYNDSYTRSGETVDKYLQKYGDFKLIIDLHRDSGIDKSATTTDIYGMSAAKIMFVNAKNSTRYGKNKALTEQIFNKTSELFPTLPIKILTYNRGKNAFNQSKSDACVLFEIGSDSNTPEETHVTAQCMARVIAEIINKK; this is encoded by the coding sequence ATGTATCTTAATAGAAGAGTAAAAAATAGTAGTTCAAATAAACGCAGTAGAGCGAAACCTAATATAGGTGTATTAATCCTTGTAACTTTAGTAATGATATTTTTTGTAAGACTTGTTGGAGTTTTAAAAGATAATAAGGAAAGAGGTGCATTTGCATATGTTCAATTGCTGAATTTTGGAATGCCGTTAATAGAAACTCAGGTTTATGACGAGGGGAGTTATACAGAGAATAAGTTATCACTAAGAAATGTTTGTTTTGATGTATTAGGCTTTAATAATATTAGTTATAAGGGAATATTAGAAAGTGAATTATGTTATTTAACTAATACCAATATATCAAATCCTAAAAAGGATGCAGTATTTACATTTAATCCATTTCAGGTGAGTGATGATAGTATATCTAAAGTAGAATCAACTCCAACAACTACTGATAGCAAAAATACACAAATATATAATCCGAGTTTAAAAAAGGAGATAGATGAATCAAAGCCAGAAGTATTAATTTATCATAGCCATACTACAGAAAATTATTCTCAGACTCAACCAGATAGTTCAGATGAGAATACCAATGTAGTTGGAGCAGGTGATGTTCTTTCTAAAGAACTTGAGGATAATTATGGAATTTCAGTTATACATGACAAAACTAATCATTCTGTGTCTTACAATGATAGTTATACAAGATCAGGGGAAACTGTTGACAAGTATTTACAAAAGTATGGAGACTTTAAATTGATAATTGATTTGCATAGAGATTCAGGAATAGATAAATCGGCAACAACAACAGACATATATGGAATGAGTGCGGCAAAGATAATGTTTGTAAATGCAAAAAATAGTACAAGATATGGAAAAAATAAAGCCCTTACAGAACAAATATTTAATAAGACTTCTGAATTGTTCCCAACCTTACCAATAAAGATATTAACATATAATAGAGGAAAAAATGCATTTAATCAGAGTAAAAGTGATGCGTGTGTACTCTTTGAAATTGGATCGGATTCAAATACACCTGAAGAAACACATGTAACTGCGCAATGTATGGCTAGGGTGATTGCAGAAATTATAAATAAAAAATAA
- the lepA gene encoding translation elongation factor 4 produces MKSERQKYIRNFSIVAHIDHGKSTLADRLLETTGTLTKREMEEQVLDNMEIEKERGITIKSQAARLIYRRDDGQEYIFNLIDTPGHVDFNYEVSRSLAACEGAVLVVDATQGIQAQTLANCYLALDNDLEIAPVINKIDLPSARPDEVKQEIEDVIGIDAEEAPMISAKTGLNIKDVLESVVKNIPAPEGDEEAPLKALIFDSYYDSYKGVVCIVRVVDGKIKVGTKIKLMATGKVYDVTEVGVFTPNVLPIGELSAGDVGYVTASIKNVRDARVGDTITEDNRPTEKALPGYKPAIPMVYSGIYPVDGAKYDELKEALEKLQINDAALSFEPETSIALGFGFRCGFLGLLHMEIIQERVEREFNLDIITTAPSVIYKVIKTDGEVLEITNPTNLPEMTEVDYMEEPVVKASIITPKDYVGAVMELCQDRRGTYIDMQYIEETRAVVNYDIPLNEIIYDFFDTLKSRTRGYASLDYEFKGYTQTKLVKLDILLNGDIVDALSMIVPDERAYHKGRGIAEKLKEIIPRQLFEVPIQAAIGSKIIARETVKAMRKDVLAKCYGGDISRKKKLLEKQKEGKKRMRQVGSVEVPQEAFMAVLKVD; encoded by the coding sequence ATGAAAAGTGAAAGACAAAAATATATCAGAAATTTTTCAATAGTAGCACATATTGATCACGGTAAATCAACCCTTGCTGATAGATTACTTGAAACTACAGGAACCTTGACAAAAAGGGAAATGGAAGAGCAAGTTCTAGATAATATGGAAATAGAAAAAGAAAGAGGAATAACAATAAAGTCCCAAGCAGCGAGACTTATATATAGAAGAGATGATGGTCAAGAATACATTTTTAACTTGATTGATACTCCAGGTCACGTAGACTTTAATTATGAAGTTTCTAGAAGTTTAGCAGCCTGTGAAGGTGCTGTATTGGTTGTTGATGCGACACAAGGTATTCAGGCTCAAACTCTAGCTAATTGTTATTTAGCATTAGACAATGATTTAGAAATTGCACCAGTAATAAATAAAATTGATTTACCATCTGCAAGACCAGACGAAGTTAAACAAGAAATTGAAGATGTTATAGGTATAGATGCTGAAGAAGCACCTATGATATCAGCTAAAACAGGACTTAATATAAAAGATGTATTAGAGTCTGTTGTCAAAAATATTCCAGCACCAGAAGGCGATGAAGAAGCGCCATTAAAAGCCTTAATATTTGATTCGTATTATGATAGCTATAAGGGTGTTGTATGTATTGTAAGAGTGGTTGATGGGAAGATAAAAGTTGGAACTAAGATTAAGCTTATGGCAACAGGTAAAGTTTATGATGTTACTGAAGTTGGAGTATTTACGCCAAATGTACTTCCTATAGGAGAATTAAGTGCAGGAGATGTAGGCTACGTCACAGCATCAATTAAAAATGTTAGAGATGCCAGAGTTGGTGATACAATAACAGAAGATAACAGACCAACTGAAAAAGCACTCCCAGGATATAAGCCAGCTATTCCTATGGTTTATTCAGGTATATATCCAGTCGATGGAGCTAAATATGATGAATTAAAAGAAGCATTAGAAAAATTACAGATAAATGATGCAGCTTTAAGCTTTGAGCCAGAAACATCAATTGCATTAGGGTTTGGATTTAGATGTGGATTCTTAGGATTATTACACATGGAAATAATTCAAGAAAGAGTTGAAAGAGAATTTAATTTAGATATCATTACAACTGCACCATCCGTTATTTACAAAGTAATAAAAACAGATGGGGAAGTATTAGAAATAACTAATCCTACAAATCTTCCAGAAATGACGGAAGTTGATTATATGGAAGAACCAGTTGTAAAAGCATCTATAATTACTCCTAAAGATTATGTTGGCGCTGTTATGGAATTATGTCAAGATAGAAGAGGAACATATATTGATATGCAATATATAGAAGAAACTAGAGCAGTTGTCAATTATGATATTCCATTAAATGAAATAATATATGATTTCTTTGATACATTAAAATCTAGAACTAGAGGATATGCATCTTTAGACTATGAATTTAAGGGCTATACTCAAACTAAGTTAGTTAAGCTTGATATTTTATTAAATGGAGATATTGTGGATGCACTGTCAATGATAGTTCCGGATGAGAGAGCTTATCATAAAGGAAGAGGAATTGCTGAAAAATTAAAAGAAATAATTCCAAGACAATTGTTTGAAGTTCCGATCCAAGCAGCAATAGGGTCTAAGATTATAGCAAGAGAGACAGTAAAAGCTATGAGAAAAGACGTATTAGCTAAATGTTATGGTGGAGATATTTCAAGAAAGAAGAAATTGCTTGAAAAGCAAAAAGAAGGAAAGAAGAGAATGAGACAGGTAGGTTCTGTTGAAGTTCCACAAGAAGCATTTATGGCGGTATTAAAAGTAGATTAA
- the rpsT gene encoding 30S ribosomal protein S20, producing the protein MANIKSAKKRIKVTETKTLNNRMIKSALKTAIKKFEAAIEVKNVEEAKTLYTSVVKSLDMATSKGVVHKNMAARKKSRLAAKLNAMA; encoded by the coding sequence ATGGCAAATATAAAATCAGCAAAAAAGAGAATTAAAGTTACTGAAACTAAGACTTTAAATAACAGAATGATCAAATCTGCTTTAAAGACTGCTATAAAGAAGTTTGAAGCTGCTATAGAAGTTAAAAACGTTGAAGAAGCTAAAACTTTATATACATCAGTAGTTAAGTCATTAGATATGGCTACTTCTAAGGGAGTTGTTCATAAGAACATGGCTGCTAGAAAGAAATCAAGATTAGCTGCAAAATTAAATGCTATGGCATAA
- a CDS encoding IS3 family transposase, with protein sequence MSKKLFTNKEIELLSKNKYIKNVTNKAITYTDEFKILFIAERSKGKLPIYIFQDAGFDTDVIGNNRIWCASKRWRNIYNESGALGLRDSRKLNSGRPLKRELTVNEIIAKKDAEIAYWKAEAELLKKIELQERQVKNNKLSSTSIFKIIQSIISKYSYKNIISHLCKIAEVSRSGYYNYLNSSNKRNSKDEKDLELKHIILKAFNHRGYKKGSRSIKMVLEHEFNRVINRKCIQRIMRKYNIVCPIRKANPYRRMMKATKEHTVLPNTLNREFKQGLVGKVLLTDIAYLTYGASNRAYLSTIKDASTNEILSYHLSESLTLDIATETVKKLMRNHKKLLDKDVFIHSDQGVHYTSPRFQKLLKKYKIGQSMSRRGNCWDNAPQESFFGHMKDEIDLKICTTFYELESTINNYMDYYNNYRYQWGLKKLAPVQYRDQLLAA encoded by the coding sequence ATGAGTAAAAAACTATTTACTAATAAAGAAATTGAATTGTTATCAAAGAATAAATATATAAAAAACGTCACAAATAAAGCAATCACGTATACAGATGAATTTAAAATACTTTTTATCGCTGAGCGTAGCAAAGGTAAACTACCTATTTATATTTTTCAGGATGCAGGATTTGATACAGATGTTATTGGAAATAATAGAATTTGGTGCGCAAGTAAAAGATGGCGTAATATTTATAATGAATCAGGAGCGCTTGGATTGAGAGATTCTCGAAAATTAAATAGTGGTCGTCCACTAAAACGTGAACTAACCGTGAATGAAATAATAGCTAAAAAAGATGCTGAAATTGCTTATTGGAAAGCGGAGGCAGAACTATTAAAAAAAATCGAGCTGCAAGAAAGGCAGGTGAAAAATAATAAATTAAGTTCAACATCAATATTCAAGATCATACAGAGTATAATTTCAAAATACAGTTATAAAAATATAATTTCTCATTTATGCAAAATAGCTGAAGTCTCTAGATCAGGATATTATAATTATTTAAATTCAAGTAATAAGCGTAATTCTAAAGATGAAAAGGATTTAGAATTAAAGCATATAATTCTTAAAGCATTTAATCATAGAGGCTACAAGAAAGGATCACGCTCTATAAAAATGGTTTTAGAACATGAATTTAATAGAGTAATAAATCGAAAGTGTATACAAAGAATTATGAGAAAATATAATATTGTGTGTCCAATTAGAAAGGCAAACCCTTATCGTAGAATGATGAAAGCTACTAAAGAACATACAGTTCTACCTAATACTTTGAACAGGGAATTCAAACAAGGTTTGGTCGGTAAGGTATTATTAACTGATATAGCTTATTTAACATATGGAGCATCTAATAGAGCCTATTTATCTACTATTAAAGATGCTTCTACAAATGAAATTCTCTCGTATCATCTTTCAGAAAGTCTTACATTAGATATAGCTACTGAAACTGTTAAAAAGCTGATGAGGAATCATAAAAAATTACTTGATAAAGATGTTTTTATTCATTCAGATCAAGGCGTTCATTACACTAGTCCTAGATTTCAAAAACTTCTTAAGAAATATAAAATTGGACAATCCATGTCTAGACGCGGAAACTGTTGGGACAACGCCCCGCAGGAATCATTTTTTGGACATATGAAAGATGAAATAGACTTAAAAATTTGTACAACATTTTACGAATTAGAATCAACAATTAATAATTATATGGATTACTATAATAATTACAGATACCAATGGGGACTTAAAAAGCTGGCCCCTGTTCAATATCGGGACCAGCTTTTAGCTGCCTAG
- the grpE gene encoding nucleotide exchange factor GrpE, giving the protein MEDNKEIKNEEIKEEIVEETENNTEENVVIDEAETQKANEASEEAENAEEDDLSMLKEQNKKLQEELDEAKDRLLRLTAEYDNYRKRTTKEKEGIYSDAYVDVLKEILPIMDNLERAVDAEGSLEDLKKGIEMTMKGCQDSFTKLGVEEIDASGEFDPNYHNAVMHIEDENLGKNVVAEVFQKGYKKEDKIIRHTMVKVAN; this is encoded by the coding sequence ATGGAAGATAATAAAGAAATTAAAAATGAAGAAATTAAAGAAGAGATAGTTGAAGAAACTGAAAATAATACTGAAGAAAATGTAGTTATCGATGAAGCAGAAACTCAAAAAGCTAATGAAGCTTCAGAAGAGGCTGAAAATGCAGAAGAGGATGATCTTAGTATGTTAAAAGAACAAAATAAGAAATTACAAGAAGAATTAGATGAAGCAAAGGATAGACTTTTAAGATTGACAGCAGAATATGATAATTACAGAAAAAGAACAACAAAAGAAAAAGAAGGAATCTATAGTGATGCATATGTTGATGTATTAAAAGAAATACTTCCAATTATGGATAACTTAGAGAGAGCTGTAGATGCTGAAGGAAGTTTAGAGGATCTAAAGAAAGGTATTGAAATGACAATGAAAGGTTGTCAAGATTCATTTACTAAGCTTGGTGTTGAAGAAATAGATGCCAGTGGAGAATTTGATCCAAATTATCATAATGCAGTAATGCATATTGAAGATGAAAACTTAGGTAAAAATGTAGTAGCAGAAGTATTCCAAAAGGGATATAAAAAAGAAGATAAAATTATAAGACACACAATGGTAAAAGTAGCTAATTAA